A window from Thunnus albacares chromosome 19, fThuAlb1.1, whole genome shotgun sequence encodes these proteins:
- the agr2 gene encoding anterior gradient protein 2 homolog: MIKVMLPVLLVLVAVSSTFGKYSPKTGKRIPQTLSRGWGDQLIWAQTYEEALYWSRSRNKPLMVIFHLEDCPHSKAFKKVFSEDNEIQKVLDEDFIVLNLVYETTDKHLSPDGQYVPRIIFVDPTMTVRADITGRYANRMYAYEPNDLKLLMSNMQKAKKLLKSEL; this comes from the exons ATGATCAAAGTAATGTTGCCGGTACTCTTGGTCCTGGTGGCCGTGTCTTCCACATTTGGGAAATACAGCCCGAAGACAGGCAAGAGGATCCCTCAGACTCTGTCCAGAG GTTGGGGTGATCAGCTGATCTGGGCTCAGACTTACGAGGAGGCTCTCTATTGGTCCAGGTCAAG GAACAAGCCTCTGATGGTCATCTTCCACCTTGAGGACTGCCCACACAGCAAGG CATTTAAGAAGGTTTTCTCTGAGGACAATGAGATTCAGAAAGTTCTAGATGAGGACTTCATCGTCCTCAACCTGGTG TATGAAACTACAGACAAACATCTCTCTCCTGATGGACAGTACGTTCCCAGAATCATTTTTGTCG ACCCCACAATGACGGTGAGGGCTGACATCACCGGTCGCTACGCCAACCGCATGTATGCCTACGAACCAAATGACCTCAAACTCT TGATGAGCAACATGCAGAAGGCTAAGAAGCTTCTGAAGTCTGAGCTGTGA